A single genomic interval of Astyanax mexicanus isolate ESR-SI-001 chromosome 4, AstMex3_surface, whole genome shotgun sequence harbors:
- the LOC111196387 gene encoding NACHT, LRR and PYD domains-containing protein 12-like isoform X1 has protein sequence MMDLQNSSSGGEPPVLKRRRAASPAPSGVSMRSDWSMDHPPKFSSGGGPPVLKEKRAASPAPSGVSMKSDGSMKNPPNFSSGGGSSGSRTETQRGASPEPSCVSMKSDRSIIIPPYFSSEDMTSDPHEKKKNFSRKKLHHIFKKLQEKFFSLVKNELNTFKNLLNPDYPACSEGEVEDDQKEGVLKITLHILRNMNQTDLANTLENKLAPACQRKLKSKLRDKYQRINEGISGHVKSALLNEIYTELYITGGDGGDVNQEHEVKQIEAASRKKATQEKPIKCNDIFKPLPEQKQPIRTVLTKGVAGIGKTVSVQKFILDWAEGKVNQDILFIFPLPFRELNLMKEKKLSLVNLLQSFFPETQDLKPIHYKGYKVMFIFDGLDECRLPLDFQNNENLVNIEEQTSVDVLLTNLIKGNLLPSALLWITSRPAAANQIPPECFDQVTEVRGFSDPQKQEYFSKRISDKDLANKVFTHIRSSRSLYIMCHIPVFCWITATVLEGMLSEAESGEIPKTLTQMFTHFLIFQIKLKNQKYSGKSDIDPQQTRKSILALGKLAFQQLEKGNLIFYEEDLRESGIDIKEVSVYSGVCTQIFREELELHLGKVFSFVHLSVQEFLAALYAFLCFIDRSFLNQQIPENQSTELSAIFSKSTMTKFLSSAIDRALQSESGHLDLFLRFLLGLSLQSNQTLLRVVLTQTERISHSNKKTVQYIKKKIEENSSPEKSINLFHCLNELNDHSLVQEVQKYLSGGGERHLQQARLSPAQWSALAFVLVNSEEELEEFNLSKYHPSEECLLRLLPVVKISRRAVLASCDLGVKACENLESVLNLENSSLKELDLSNNNLQDSGVELISAGLKSSQCKLQILRLALCNIGRKTCENLESVLNLENSSLKELDLSNNDLQDSGVELLSAGLKSSQCKLQILRLASCNLGVRTCENLESVLNLKNSSLKELDLSNNDLQDSGVELLSAGLKSSHCKLQILRLSGCMITDKGCCSLASALILNPSHLKELDLTYNHPGESGVKLLSERLEDPHCKLEKLGVEHGGKIRIKPGLKKWFCDFTLDLNTAQRHLSLSEENRRVEFREELQSYPDHPERFDVYKQVLSRERVTGVTGRCYWEAEWSGREAAVALSYKTISRKGGGSDCGFGRNINSWSLFCSDNSYSVHHNNNRTDLSTPPSGCRRVGVYVDCPSGTLSFYRVSSDTHTPSHTPSHTPSHSPSHTLTHLHTFYTTFTQPLYAGFWVYPGSSVRLCKID, from the exons atgatggatcttcagaactcaaGCAGTGGAGGAgaacctcctgtcctaaa gagaaggagagcagcatctccagcccccagtggagtgtctatgaggAGTGATTGGTCCATGGATCATCCTCCaaagttcagcagtggaggaggacctcctgtcctaaa ggagaagagagcagcatctccagcccccagtggagtgtctatgaagagtgacgggtCCATGAAGAATCCTCCAAatttcagcagtggaggaggaagctctgggtctcg aactgaaacccagagaggagcttctccagaacccagctgtgtttctatgaagagtgaccggtccatcaTTATTCCTCcttatttcagcagtgaagatatgacctctgacccaca tgagaagaaaaaaaacttttccagaaaaaaactgcaccacatattcaag aagcTGCAAGAGAAGTTTTTCTCTCTAGTaaagaacgagctgaacacattcaagaatctcctaaatccagattacccagcatgctctgagggagaggtggaggatgatcagaaggagggggtgctgaagatcacactgcacatcctgaggaacatgaatcagacagacctcgccaacacactagagaaca aattggccccagcatgccaacgaaagctcaaatccaagctgagagataaatatcagagaattaatgaaggaatctcaggccatgtaaagtcagcacttctgaatgagatctacacagagctctacatcacagggGGCGAtggaggagatgtcaatcaggaacatgaggtgaaacagattgaagctgcatccaggaaaaaagCAACACAGGAAAAACCTATCAAATGCaacgacatctttaaaccattaccagaacagaaacaacccatcagaactgtactgactaaaggagtggCTGGAAtaggaaaaacagtctctgtgcagaagttcattctggactgggctgaaggaaaagtaaatcaggacattctcttcatatttccacttccttttagagagttgaatctgatgaaggagaagaagctcagtcttgtgaatcttcttcagagctttttcccagaaacacaagatttaaaaccaatacATTATAAGGGCTACaaggtcatgttcatttttgatggactggatgagtgtcgactgcctctagatttccagaacaatgagaacttggtgaatatagaagagcaaacctcagtggatgttctgctgacgaacctcatcaaggggaatctgcttccctctgctctcctctggatcacctctcgaccagcagcagccaatcagatccctcctgagtgttttgaccaggtaacagaagtgcggggtttcagtgaccctcagaaacaggagtacttcagtaagaggatcagtgataaggacctggccaataaagtcttcacacacatcaggtcttcaagaagcctctacatcatgtgccacataccggtcttctgctggattacagccactgttctagagggaatgctgagtgaagctgagagtggagaaattcccaaaaccctgacgcagatgttcacacacttcctgatctttcagatcaaactcaagaaccagaagtacagtgggaaaagtgacattgatcctcagcagactagaaaaagtatcctggctctggggaaactggcgttccagcagctggagaaaggaaacctgatcttctatgaggaagatctaagagagagtggcatcgacattaaagaagtgtcagtgtactcaggagtgtgtacccagatcttcagggaggaacttgagctgcacctggggaaggtcttcagctttgtacatctgagcgttcaggagtttcttgctgctttatatgcatttctctgcTTCATTGACAGAAGCTTTTTGAATCAGCAAATCCCTGAAAACCAAAGCACTGAACTATCTGCAATCTTCAGCAAGTCAACAATGACTAaattcctcagcagtgccatagacagagccttacagagtgagagtggacacctggacttGTTTcttcgtttccttctgggtctctcactgcagtctaatcagactctattacgagtcgtactgacacagacagagaggatctctcacagcaacaaaaaaacagtccaatacatcaagaagaagattgaggagaactcatctccagagaaatccatcaatctgttccactgtctgaatgaactgaatgatcattctctggtgcaggaagtgcagaaatacctgagtggaggtggtgaGCGTCATCTTCAACAGGCcaggctctctcctgctcagtggtcagctctggcgtttgtgttggtgaactcagaagaagagctggaggagtttaacctcagtaaatatcatCCATCAGAAGAGTGTCTTCTGAGactgctgccagtagttaaaatatccagaagagctgt actagcttcatgtgacCTTGGAGTAAAGgcatgtgaaaatctggaatcagttttaaacctggaaaactcctccctaaaagagctggacctcagtaacaacaatctgcaggattcaggagtggagctgatctctgctggactgaagagttcacaatgtaaactgcagattctcag attagctttgtgtaatataggaagaaagacgtgtgaaaatctggaatcagttttaaacctggaaaactcctccctgaaagagctggacctcagtaacaatgacctgcaggattcaggagtggagctgctctctgctggactgaagagttcacaatgtaaactgcagattctcag actagcttcatgtaatcttggagtaaggacgtgtgaaaatctggaatcagttttaaacctgaaaaactcctccctgaaagagctggacctcagtaacaacgacctgcaggattcaggagtggagctgctctctgctggactgaagagttcacactgtaaactgcagattctcag attatctggttgtatgatcacagataaaggctgttgttctctggcttcagctctaattttaaacccctcccacttgaaagagctggatctgacctacaaccatccaggagagtcaggagtgaagctgctttctgagagactggaggatccacactgcaaactggagaaactcgg agtggaacatggagggaagatcagaatcaaacctggattaaaaaaat ggttctgtgatttcactctggatctgaacacagcgcagcgtcatctctctctgagtgaggagaacaggagggtggagtttagagaggagctgcagtcgtatcctgatcatccagagagatttgatgtgtataagcaggttctgagtagagagagagttactggtgttactggacgctgttactgggaggctgagtggagcgggagagaagctgctgtagctctgagttataaaaccatcagcaggaaaggaggaggatcagactgtgggtttggacggaatataaactcctggagtctgttctgctctgataacagttactctgttcatcacaataataacagaactgatctctccactcctccctccggctgtaggagagtaggagtgtatgtggactgtccctccggcactctgtccttctacagagtctcctctgatacacacacaccctcacacacaccctcacacacaccctcacactcaccctcacacactctcacacacttacacacattctacaccaccttcactcagcccctctatgcagggttttGGGTTTATcctggctcctcagtgcgtctgtgtaagatagattaa
- the LOC111196387 gene encoding NLR family CARD domain-containing protein 3-like isoform X7 → MMDLQNSSSGGEPPVLKRRRAASPAPSGVSMRSDWSMDHPPKFSSGGGPPVLKEKRAASPAPSGVSMKSDGSMKNPPNFSSGGGSSGSRTETQRGASPEPSCVSMKSDRSIIIPPYFSSEDMTSDPHEKKKNFSRKKLHHIFKKLQEKFFSLVKNELNTFKNLLNPDYPACSEGEVEDDQKEGVLKITLHILRNMNQTDLANTLENKLAPACQRKLKSKLRDKYQRINEGISGHVKSALLNEIYTELYITGGDGGDVNQEHEVKQIEAASRKKATQEKPIKCNDIFKPLPEQKQPIRTVLTKGVAGIGKTVSVQKFILDWAEGKVNQDILFIFPLPFRELNLMKEKKLSLVNLLQSFFPETQDLKPIHYKGYKVMFIFDGLDECRLPLDFQNNENLVNIEEQTSVDVLLTNLIKGNLLPSALLWITSRPAAANQIPPECFDQVTEVRGFSDPQKQEYFSKRISDKDLANKVFTHIRSSRSLYIMCHIPVFCWITATVLEGMLSEAESGEIPKTLTQMFTHFLIFQIKLKNQKYSGKSDIDPQQTRKSILALGKLAFQQLEKGNLIFYEEDLRESGIDIKEVSVYSGVCTQIFREELELHLGKVFSFVHLSVQEFLAALYAFLCFIDRSFLNQQIPENQSTELSAIFSKSTMTKFLSSAIDRALQSESGHLDLFLRFLLGLSLQSNQTLLRVVLTQTERISHSNKKTVQYIKKKIEENSSPEKSINLFHCLNELNDHSLVQEVQKYLSGGGERHLQQARLSPAQWSALAFVLVNSEEELEEFNLSKYHPSEECLLRLLPVVKISRRAVLASCDLGVKACENLESVLNLENSSLKELDLSNNNLQDSGVELISAGLKSSQCKLQILRLASCNLGVRTCENLESVLNLKNSSLKELDLSNNDLQDSGVELLSAGLKSSHCKLQILRLSGCMITDKGCCSLASALILNPSHLKELDLTYNHPGESGVKLLSERLEDPHCKLEKLGVEHGGKIRIKPGLKKWFCDFTLDLNTAQRHLSLSEENRRVEFREELQSYPDHPERFDVYKQVLSRERVTGVTGRCYWEAEWSGREAAVALSYKTISRKGGGSDCGFGRNINSWSLFCSDNSYSVHHNNNRTDLSTPPSGCRRVGVYVDCPSGTLSFYRVSSDTHTPSHTPSHTPSHSPSHTLTHLHTFYTTFTQPLYAGFWVYPGSSVRLCKID, encoded by the exons atgatggatcttcagaactcaaGCAGTGGAGGAgaacctcctgtcctaaa gagaaggagagcagcatctccagcccccagtggagtgtctatgaggAGTGATTGGTCCATGGATCATCCTCCaaagttcagcagtggaggaggacctcctgtcctaaa ggagaagagagcagcatctccagcccccagtggagtgtctatgaagagtgacgggtCCATGAAGAATCCTCCAAatttcagcagtggaggaggaagctctgggtctcg aactgaaacccagagaggagcttctccagaacccagctgtgtttctatgaagagtgaccggtccatcaTTATTCCTCcttatttcagcagtgaagatatgacctctgacccaca tgagaagaaaaaaaacttttccagaaaaaaactgcaccacatattcaag aagcTGCAAGAGAAGTTTTTCTCTCTAGTaaagaacgagctgaacacattcaagaatctcctaaatccagattacccagcatgctctgagggagaggtggaggatgatcagaaggagggggtgctgaagatcacactgcacatcctgaggaacatgaatcagacagacctcgccaacacactagagaaca aattggccccagcatgccaacgaaagctcaaatccaagctgagagataaatatcagagaattaatgaaggaatctcaggccatgtaaagtcagcacttctgaatgagatctacacagagctctacatcacagggGGCGAtggaggagatgtcaatcaggaacatgaggtgaaacagattgaagctgcatccaggaaaaaagCAACACAGGAAAAACCTATCAAATGCaacgacatctttaaaccattaccagaacagaaacaacccatcagaactgtactgactaaaggagtggCTGGAAtaggaaaaacagtctctgtgcagaagttcattctggactgggctgaaggaaaagtaaatcaggacattctcttcatatttccacttccttttagagagttgaatctgatgaaggagaagaagctcagtcttgtgaatcttcttcagagctttttcccagaaacacaagatttaaaaccaatacATTATAAGGGCTACaaggtcatgttcatttttgatggactggatgagtgtcgactgcctctagatttccagaacaatgagaacttggtgaatatagaagagcaaacctcagtggatgttctgctgacgaacctcatcaaggggaatctgcttccctctgctctcctctggatcacctctcgaccagcagcagccaatcagatccctcctgagtgttttgaccaggtaacagaagtgcggggtttcagtgaccctcagaaacaggagtacttcagtaagaggatcagtgataaggacctggccaataaagtcttcacacacatcaggtcttcaagaagcctctacatcatgtgccacataccggtcttctgctggattacagccactgttctagagggaatgctgagtgaagctgagagtggagaaattcccaaaaccctgacgcagatgttcacacacttcctgatctttcagatcaaactcaagaaccagaagtacagtgggaaaagtgacattgatcctcagcagactagaaaaagtatcctggctctggggaaactggcgttccagcagctggagaaaggaaacctgatcttctatgaggaagatctaagagagagtggcatcgacattaaagaagtgtcagtgtactcaggagtgtgtacccagatcttcagggaggaacttgagctgcacctggggaaggtcttcagctttgtacatctgagcgttcaggagtttcttgctgctttatatgcatttctctgcTTCATTGACAGAAGCTTTTTGAATCAGCAAATCCCTGAAAACCAAAGCACTGAACTATCTGCAATCTTCAGCAAGTCAACAATGACTAaattcctcagcagtgccatagacagagccttacagagtgagagtggacacctggacttGTTTcttcgtttccttctgggtctctcactgcagtctaatcagactctattacgagtcgtactgacacagacagagaggatctctcacagcaacaaaaaaacagtccaatacatcaagaagaagattgaggagaactcatctccagagaaatccatcaatctgttccactgtctgaatgaactgaatgatcattctctggtgcaggaagtgcagaaatacctgagtggaggtggtgaGCGTCATCTTCAACAGGCcaggctctctcctgctcagtggtcagctctggcgtttgtgttggtgaactcagaagaagagctggaggagtttaacctcagtaaatatcatCCATCAGAAGAGTGTCTTCTGAGactgctgccagtagttaaaatatccagaagagctgt actagcttcatgtgacCTTGGAGTAAAGgcatgtgaaaatctggaatcagttttaaacctggaaaactcctccctaaaagagctggacctcagtaacaacaatctgcaggattcaggagtggagctgatctctgctggactgaagagttcacaatgtaaactgcagattctcag actagcttcatgtaatcttggagtaaggacgtgtgaaaatctggaatcagttttaaacctgaaaaactcctccctgaaagagctggacctcagtaacaacgacctgcaggattcaggagtggagctgctctctgctggactgaagagttcacactgtaaactgcagattctcag attatctggttgtatgatcacagataaaggctgttgttctctggcttcagctctaattttaaacccctcccacttgaaagagctggatctgacctacaaccatccaggagagtcaggagtgaagctgctttctgagagactggaggatccacactgcaaactggagaaactcgg agtggaacatggagggaagatcagaatcaaacctggattaaaaaaat ggttctgtgatttcactctggatctgaacacagcgcagcgtcatctctctctgagtgaggagaacaggagggtggagtttagagaggagctgcagtcgtatcctgatcatccagagagatttgatgtgtataagcaggttctgagtagagagagagttactggtgttactggacgctgttactgggaggctgagtggagcgggagagaagctgctgtagctctgagttataaaaccatcagcaggaaaggaggaggatcagactgtgggtttggacggaatataaactcctggagtctgttctgctctgataacagttactctgttcatcacaataataacagaactgatctctccactcctccctccggctgtaggagagtaggagtgtatgtggactgtccctccggcactctgtccttctacagagtctcctctgatacacacacaccctcacacacaccctcacacacaccctcacactcaccctcacacactctcacacacttacacacattctacaccaccttcactcagcccctctatgcagggttttGGGTTTATcctggctcctcagtgcgtctgtgtaagatagattaa
- the LOC111196387 gene encoding NACHT, LRR and PYD domains-containing protein 12-like isoform X5 yields the protein MMDLQNSSSGGEPPVLKEKRAASPAPSGVSMKSDGSMKNPPNFSSGGGSSGSRTETQRGASPEPSCVSMKSDRSIIIPPYFSSEDMTSDPHEKKKNFSRKKLHHIFKKLQEKFFSLVKNELNTFKNLLNPDYPACSEGEVEDDQKEGVLKITLHILRNMNQTDLANTLENKLAPACQRKLKSKLRDKYQRINEGISGHVKSALLNEIYTELYITGGDGGDVNQEHEVKQIEAASRKKATQEKPIKCNDIFKPLPEQKQPIRTVLTKGVAGIGKTVSVQKFILDWAEGKVNQDILFIFPLPFRELNLMKEKKLSLVNLLQSFFPETQDLKPIHYKGYKVMFIFDGLDECRLPLDFQNNENLVNIEEQTSVDVLLTNLIKGNLLPSALLWITSRPAAANQIPPECFDQVTEVRGFSDPQKQEYFSKRISDKDLANKVFTHIRSSRSLYIMCHIPVFCWITATVLEGMLSEAESGEIPKTLTQMFTHFLIFQIKLKNQKYSGKSDIDPQQTRKSILALGKLAFQQLEKGNLIFYEEDLRESGIDIKEVSVYSGVCTQIFREELELHLGKVFSFVHLSVQEFLAALYAFLCFIDRSFLNQQIPENQSTELSAIFSKSTMTKFLSSAIDRALQSESGHLDLFLRFLLGLSLQSNQTLLRVVLTQTERISHSNKKTVQYIKKKIEENSSPEKSINLFHCLNELNDHSLVQEVQKYLSGGGERHLQQARLSPAQWSALAFVLVNSEEELEEFNLSKYHPSEECLLRLLPVVKISRRAVLASCDLGVKACENLESVLNLENSSLKELDLSNNNLQDSGVELISAGLKSSQCKLQILRLALCNIGRKTCENLESVLNLENSSLKELDLSNNDLQDSGVELLSAGLKSSQCKLQILRLASCNLGVRTCENLESVLNLKNSSLKELDLSNNDLQDSGVELLSAGLKSSHCKLQILRLSGCMITDKGCCSLASALILNPSHLKELDLTYNHPGESGVKLLSERLEDPHCKLEKLGVEHGGKIRIKPGLKKWFCDFTLDLNTAQRHLSLSEENRRVEFREELQSYPDHPERFDVYKQVLSRERVTGVTGRCYWEAEWSGREAAVALSYKTISRKGGGSDCGFGRNINSWSLFCSDNSYSVHHNNNRTDLSTPPSGCRRVGVYVDCPSGTLSFYRVSSDTHTPSHTPSHTPSHSPSHTLTHLHTFYTTFTQPLYAGFWVYPGSSVRLCKID from the exons atgatggatcttcagaactcaaGCAGTGGAGGAgaacctcctgtcctaaa ggagaagagagcagcatctccagcccccagtggagtgtctatgaagagtgacgggtCCATGAAGAATCCTCCAAatttcagcagtggaggaggaagctctgggtctcg aactgaaacccagagaggagcttctccagaacccagctgtgtttctatgaagagtgaccggtccatcaTTATTCCTCcttatttcagcagtgaagatatgacctctgacccaca tgagaagaaaaaaaacttttccagaaaaaaactgcaccacatattcaag aagcTGCAAGAGAAGTTTTTCTCTCTAGTaaagaacgagctgaacacattcaagaatctcctaaatccagattacccagcatgctctgagggagaggtggaggatgatcagaaggagggggtgctgaagatcacactgcacatcctgaggaacatgaatcagacagacctcgccaacacactagagaaca aattggccccagcatgccaacgaaagctcaaatccaagctgagagataaatatcagagaattaatgaaggaatctcaggccatgtaaagtcagcacttctgaatgagatctacacagagctctacatcacagggGGCGAtggaggagatgtcaatcaggaacatgaggtgaaacagattgaagctgcatccaggaaaaaagCAACACAGGAAAAACCTATCAAATGCaacgacatctttaaaccattaccagaacagaaacaacccatcagaactgtactgactaaaggagtggCTGGAAtaggaaaaacagtctctgtgcagaagttcattctggactgggctgaaggaaaagtaaatcaggacattctcttcatatttccacttccttttagagagttgaatctgatgaaggagaagaagctcagtcttgtgaatcttcttcagagctttttcccagaaacacaagatttaaaaccaatacATTATAAGGGCTACaaggtcatgttcatttttgatggactggatgagtgtcgactgcctctagatttccagaacaatgagaacttggtgaatatagaagagcaaacctcagtggatgttctgctgacgaacctcatcaaggggaatctgcttccctctgctctcctctggatcacctctcgaccagcagcagccaatcagatccctcctgagtgttttgaccaggtaacagaagtgcggggtttcagtgaccctcagaaacaggagtacttcagtaagaggatcagtgataaggacctggccaataaagtcttcacacacatcaggtcttcaagaagcctctacatcatgtgccacataccggtcttctgctggattacagccactgttctagagggaatgctgagtgaagctgagagtggagaaattcccaaaaccctgacgcagatgttcacacacttcctgatctttcagatcaaactcaagaaccagaagtacagtgggaaaagtgacattgatcctcagcagactagaaaaagtatcctggctctggggaaactggcgttccagcagctggagaaaggaaacctgatcttctatgaggaagatctaagagagagtggcatcgacattaaagaagtgtcagtgtactcaggagtgtgtacccagatcttcagggaggaacttgagctgcacctggggaaggtcttcagctttgtacatctgagcgttcaggagtttcttgctgctttatatgcatttctctgcTTCATTGACAGAAGCTTTTTGAATCAGCAAATCCCTGAAAACCAAAGCACTGAACTATCTGCAATCTTCAGCAAGTCAACAATGACTAaattcctcagcagtgccatagacagagccttacagagtgagagtggacacctggacttGTTTcttcgtttccttctgggtctctcactgcagtctaatcagactctattacgagtcgtactgacacagacagagaggatctctcacagcaacaaaaaaacagtccaatacatcaagaagaagattgaggagaactcatctccagagaaatccatcaatctgttccactgtctgaatgaactgaatgatcattctctggtgcaggaagtgcagaaatacctgagtggaggtggtgaGCGTCATCTTCAACAGGCcaggctctctcctgctcagtggtcagctctggcgtttgtgttggtgaactcagaagaagagctggaggagtttaacctcagtaaatatcatCCATCAGAAGAGTGTCTTCTGAGactgctgccagtagttaaaatatccagaagagctgt actagcttcatgtgacCTTGGAGTAAAGgcatgtgaaaatctggaatcagttttaaacctggaaaactcctccctaaaagagctggacctcagtaacaacaatctgcaggattcaggagtggagctgatctctgctggactgaagagttcacaatgtaaactgcagattctcag attagctttgtgtaatataggaagaaagacgtgtgaaaatctggaatcagttttaaacctggaaaactcctccctgaaagagctggacctcagtaacaatgacctgcaggattcaggagtggagctgctctctgctggactgaagagttcacaatgtaaactgcagattctcag actagcttcatgtaatcttggagtaaggacgtgtgaaaatctggaatcagttttaaacctgaaaaactcctccctgaaagagctggacctcagtaacaacgacctgcaggattcaggagtggagctgctctctgctggactgaagagttcacactgtaaactgcagattctcag attatctggttgtatgatcacagataaaggctgttgttctctggcttcagctctaattttaaacccctcccacttgaaagagctggatctgacctacaaccatccaggagagtcaggagtgaagctgctttctgagagactggaggatccacactgcaaactggagaaactcgg agtggaacatggagggaagatcagaatcaaacctggattaaaaaaat ggttctgtgatttcactctggatctgaacacagcgcagcgtcatctctctctgagtgaggagaacaggagggtggagtttagagaggagctgcagtcgtatcctgatcatccagagagatttgatgtgtataagcaggttctgagtagagagagagttactggtgttactggacgctgttactgggaggctgagtggagcgggagagaagctgctgtagctctgagttataaaaccatcagcaggaaaggaggaggatcagactgtgggtttggacggaatataaactcctggagtctgttctgctctgataacagttactctgttcatcacaataataacagaactgatctctccactcctccctccggctgtaggagagtaggagtgtatgtggactgtccctccggcactctgtccttctacagagtctcctctgatacacacacaccctcacacacaccctcacacacaccctcacactcaccctcacacactctcacacacttacacacattctacaccaccttcactcagcccctctatgcagggttttGGGTTTATcctggctcctcagtgcgtctgtgtaagatagattaa